Within Salvia splendens isolate huo1 unplaced genomic scaffold, SspV2 ctg397, whole genome shotgun sequence, the genomic segment GAGTAATAAGAGTAGATTTTGTGGCTATGCTTTTCCTGCTGATAAGAAATGGATACAGAGTGCTTATACATTGCATAGTGGCCTAAATCAAGATCCGTTGAATCCATATGACACGGGGTTCAGATTTGCACAACTGGTGATTGATTGGGAACACATTGGCTTTGAAGACTTCCATGATAATTCTATTTGCAAAGTGCTGCCTGAAGGTCGCAGTGATCAATACATTGATGATTACTATACACCTCGTTATGATACTACTGGAAACAACTATGTATCATCGACTAGGTACTGCTCTTGTCGTGATGGTTTCGAAGGGAATCCGTATCTAGGCCCTGAAGAAGGATGCATTGATGTAAATGAATGCAGCAACTCAACATTGAATATATGTGGTGGTAATGGGATTACTATACACGGGATTGAATACATTGATGATTACTATACACCTCGTTATGATTACTATACACGGGATTGCAAGAGAAATAGCTGGAGCACTTGCTTACTTGCATTCTTCTTCGTCTGCACCTATCTATCACCGCGATATCAAGTCATCGAACATACTTTTGGATGACAAATACCGCGCCAAAGTCTCAGATTTTGGGATATCAAGATCAGTAGCTGTTGATCAAACTCACCTGACCACGCGTGTGCATGGAACCTTTGGCTATTTGGATCCCAAGTATTTCCTGTGGAGCCAGTTCACAGAAAAGAGCGATGTCTATAGCTTTGGCGTGGTTTTGGTTGAGCTTTTAACCGGTGAGAAAGCAGTGTCAGCAATCAGAGCTGCAGAGGGGAGGGGTTTGGCTGCACACTTCCTGCATTCCATGGAGGAAAATCAGCTGTTTAATATTCTCGATGCAAGGGTGATCAAAGAGGGCACAAAGGAAGAGATTCTAGCTATAGCTGAACTTTCTCGAAGATGTCTGCATCCGAACGGTAAGAGAAGGCCAACGATGAAGGAAGTGGCAGTCGAGTTGGAAAGCATACGTTTGATCGAAGAAGGAAACTTTCAACAAGACGAAGGCAAAGAATGCAATATTGTTGAAGTTGATGAGTCTGGTGAATTCTCCTTCACCTCAGAAAGCAGAGGTGGTGATACAATCACTCAATATTTATAAGCAGATGAAGAAAACTCATCTCTTGGAATATAACTTTATACATGACTGCTGCATTACTACCATTTCTGTAACAGGTCAGGATAAAAAAGTGTTACTGAAGTTTTCTTGAATTCAAACAAAATTTCTGATTCAAATTATTTTGTTATTGTTCACTTTGTCAATGTCATTTGAAGGTTTCTTTGTCCACTTGCCACTGTTGATTAAATGTTAAAGAGGGAACCTCTTTTTAGATcaacgaactttgccaaagtattattttaggtccgtgaattttgaaaatatcattttaggtccgtcaactataattttatatcatttgaggtattttgaactttttccggacgaaaatacccttaagACCTTAAAAGGTTAATTTGGACAATTATTTCGCCATTCATCTTGAGTCAAAACCctagagtccaacaatttttaacggcaaatttctatatttaaattcaatttgtattttaattgaTCTCCATTATGAAACTCATACAAATAATACTCCGAAtgacaatccaaattaatagctatatctaatttcaaaacaaataaaactaaatataaaTCACAAATCACCCAtagtgagttttttttttttatcacctATAGTAAGTTGTTAAAATGCAGTttacattgaaaaaataaaaataaagtatcaagtttcaattcactatccctaaataattggtcatctaataattgaaaaattaacacatattttttacggcaatttttaattatattaaattcaattggatggtaattgaattaaatagtagtaaaaaaaattgttggactctaAGGTCTTTGACGCAAGATGAGTGACGAAAGAATCGTCCAAAGtgccctttgaaggccttaagggcattttcgtccggaaaaagtttaaaatacctcaaatgatattaacttgtagttgacgaatctaaaatgatatttttaaagctcacagacctaaaatgatactttgccAAAGTTCGTGGActtaaaaagatgttcccagaatGTTAAATTGGTGGAAAATTAGACTGCCAAGTTATTGAAGACTTGAAACAGTTGACAGTTGACAGTTGACAGTTGACTTAGACTTTGGAAGATAGCCAGCATGTTATTTACTAGGAAACAACACAACTTCCTTCATCACTCCATCATCCTGTTTCGAAAACTAAACTGATCAAATCATATACACCGTTCTATTCGATTACTTAGCTCTTGAAACATGTTAATATGTAAAGGTACGTTGCATATTATTGGtggaattaaatttatatgCCTCCTTTTCAGACTATGAGGTTGATGCATGAATTTATTTAGATATTGCTAGATTTTATATAAATTGAAGATTCTTGAATATAGTTATATTCTGCTTCATGGTTTTTTGTTACTGACTTTTCATGCCCAATTATATAAAGTAGAATTTTACTGActtctcatcttcttccttcttcttctaaTCGATTCATGGATTGATGAACCAAATTAGCTATTCACAaccaacaaatctccaccttgaataCTAATTGGTAGCACCCTTCTCTCTGCACGCACAGACCAACTAGTTTTAGGCACAATTCAAACTTCTCCCTCAGCAATGCCTGTGTGAGCATGTCAGTCGGATTTTCAGATGTATCAACCTTGAAAATTCTCACATTCCCTTTTTCTATTTCTTCCCACACAAAGTGCAACCTcacatctatgtgcttgctcctttcgtGAAAGGCTTGGTGCTTTGCCAGGCTAATAGCACCATTGTTGTCACAGCCTATAGAAACTCAACATTCCAACtgttttactccctccgttccatagcaGTGGAATCATTTCATTTTGCTCACTCGTTATGAAAAAATaactataaatagttaaagtggagaaaaaataaagtaagagagagaatattgtagataagactcttctctacattattctctcttacttactccctcttcactttaactatttattatcattttttcaaaacgactGCAGAAagccaaaaaatgaaattactttCCGTGGTGAAAAATTAGACATTCAAAGTCATTGAAAGAGTTGACAGTTGACTTGGAAAACTTCCTTTGTCTCTCCATCATCCACTTAGAAAACTAAGCTGATCAAATAATATACACAACACTATTCGATTACTTAGCTCTAGAAACTTTCTGATTCAGTAAAGGTACGTTGTAAATGGGAACTAAATTTATGTGCTTCCTTTTCAGAATATGAGGTTGATGCATGAATTTTAATTAGATATAGCTAGATTCAATATAAATTGAAGATTCTTATTATAGTTATATTCTGCTTCATGTTTTTACCTTATTGACTTTGCATGCCCAATTATATGAAGTAGCATGTAAAATATTTGTATTATATGAACTCTTGAACTTTATAGCACATGTTTTGACTGTTATCTTGATGTTAAATATTTACTACCCTTTTTTTCTGTGGTGGAAAATTAGACAGCCAAATTATTGAAGACTTGAAACACTTGACAGTTGACTTAGACTTTGGAAGATAGCCAGCATGTTATTTACTAGGAAACAACACAACTTCCTTCATCACTCCATGATCCTGTTTAGAAAACTAAACTGATCAAATCATATACACCGTTCTATTCGATTACTTAGCTCTTGAAACATGTTAATATGTAAAGGTACGTTGCATATTATTGGTgggaattaaatatatatgcttCCTTTTCAGACTATGAGGTTGATGCATGAATTTAATTAGATATAGCTAGATTTTATATAAATTGAAGATTCTTGAATATAGTTATATTCTGCTTCATGGTTTATTGTTACTGACTTTTCATGCCCAATTATATAAAGTAGAATTTTACTGActtctcatcttcttccttcttcttctaaTCGATTCATGGATTGATGAACCAAATTAGCTATTCACAACCAAAATTCAACGTGGACCTCAACTACTAATTTGGAGTTTATTGAATGACTAATTGTCTTTTTTTGTGCTATTTTCCGAGTCTTCTCCTTTATTTTTTCAAAGTAAGCGCAAGAGACGCTCTAATTCAGTCGTTTCATTGTAATTAATCTCTCTCTCTAGCAATTGAAGCTTTTACAAGTTATCCAGCAGAAGTGCAAGAACAAAGCTATCTTAAGCCCAACTTGGTGCTTTGGTAGAAGAAGGTATATAAATATGAACAACTAATTGATCCTTTGATTTCATTACTAATTGCAATTATATGTTGTTTCCCTTGTTCTAACTGTGTAATAATGACCTTTGTGCTCTAGTTTAGAATGAACTTATTCATTTTCAGCTACTTTTGTGTTTAAAGAAGATTAATTATATCTGGGAATTGAGTTACAGAAAGATGTCTAATTTAGAGTGCTTTCTTTAATCACAAATTATACACTAACTTCAATCTATGCCCCtaaaactagtactccctcgTTCTTTCATAAATGTGACACAaagaaaaatagagagaataaagtagaaaaatgaataaagtagaaataataaagtaagcg encodes:
- the LOC121790041 gene encoding wall-associated receptor kinase-like 22 — encoded protein: SAYTLHSGLNQDPLNPYDTGFRFAQLVIDWEHIGFEDFHDNSICKVLPEGRSDQYIDDYYTPRYDTTGNNYVSSTRYCSCRDGFEGNPYLGPEEGCIDVNECSNSTLNICGAGALAYLHSSSSAPIYHRDIKSSNILLDDKYRAKVSDFGISRSVAVDQTHLTTRVHGTFGYLDPKYFLWSQFTEKSDVYSFGVVLVELLTGEKAVSAIRAAEGRGLAAHFLHSMEENQLFNILDARVIKEGTKEEILAIAELSRRCLHPNGKRRPTMKEVAVELESIRLIEEGNFQQDEGKECNIVEVDESGEFSFTSESRGGDTITQYL